Below is a window of Hyalangium ruber DNA.
CTACATGAAGGTCTTCCCGGCCCGGGCGGGTCAGCCGGAGCCCGCGGCCCTGCGCGCGGTGCGCCGCGTGGCGCTCAACAAGTTCTACGTGGATGAGGTGTACGAGTTCCTCATCATCCGCCCGGTGAAGATGGTCAGCTTCGTGCTCTTCCGCGTGGTGGACGCGCTGCTCATCGACACGGTGCTGGTGCGAGGCACGGCGTGGGTGACTGCCCGGGTGGGCAGTGCGCTGCGCTATGTGCAGACGGGCGATGCGCAGGCCTACGCCGCCGTCATGGCGCTGGCCCTGCTGGGCGGCTTGCTCTACGTGATTTTCTAAGGTGCTCTCATGGGTTTCTTCGACACCCACCTGCTCAACATCGTCGTCTTCCTGCCGCTCATCTTCGCGGCGCTGGTCGTGCTCCTGCCGGCCAGCGAGTCCGGGCAGATTCGCACCATCACGCTCATCGGCATGCTGGTGGATCTGGTCTTCGGCGTCTGGGCCTACGCGCGCTACGTGCCCGGCGGCGCGGAGTTCCAGATGGAGTACCGCGTCCCCTGGTTCACCGAGTTCGGCCTGAGCTACCACATCGGCGCGGACGGGCTGGCCGTCAGCCTCATCCTGCTCACGGTGTTCCTCGGCCCGCTGGTGGTGATGGCCTCCACCACGTACATCTCCCACCGCATCAAGGAGTTCCACCTGGCGCTGCTCGTCCTGCAGACGACCATGCTGGGAGCCCTGGTGTCGCTGGACGTGCTGCTCTTCTACGTCTTCTTCGAGGCGATGCTCATCCCCATGTACCTGATGGTCGGCGTGTGGGGTGCCGAGGATCGCCAGATGGCCGCGGTGAAGTTCTTCCTCTACACCCTGGCCGGCTCGCTGCTGATGCTGGTGGCCATCGTCGCCCTGTACTTCCTCAGCGGCCCGAGCGGCAGCCGCTCGTTCGACTACGCCTCCATCTACAACACGCTGCTGAGCGCCAACCAGCAGGTGGCCCAATGCACCGCGGCCGGTGACGGCGGGTGCGCGAACCTGAGCGGCCTGGCCAGGACGCTGCACACCTGGGGCCCCATCATGTTCGCCGCCTTCGCCCTGGCCTTCGCCATCAAGGTGCCGATGTGGCCGGTGCATACGTGGTTGCCCGACGCGCACGTGCAGGCGCCGGTGGCCGGCTCCATGATTCTGGCCGGCGTCATGCTGAAGATGGGCACCTTCGGCTTCTGGCGCTTCGCGATTCCCTTCTTCCCCGCCGCCGCCGAGCAGGCCCGCCCCATCCTGGCGACGCTGTCGGTGATTGGCATCGTCTACGGCGCGCTGATGTGCCTGGCGCAGCGGGACATCAAGAAGCTCATCGCCTACTCCTCCGTGAGCCACCTGGGCTACTGCATGCTGGGCATGCTGGCGGTCACCGCCGAGGGCGCCACGGGCAGCGCCTACCAGATGCTCAACCACGGCGTGTCCACGGGCGCGCTGTTCCTCCTGTTCGGCATCCTCTACGAGCGGCGCCACACCCGCCTCATGGCCGACTACGGCGGCATCGCCAAGGTGATGCCGGTGTTCACCGCCTCCTTCCTCATCATCACCTTCTCCTCGGTGGCGGTGCCGGGCACCAACGGCTTCGTCGGTGAGTTCCTGGTGCTCTTGGGCACCTTCAAGAGCAACCTGGGCCTCGTGTTCGGCGTGCTGGCGGCCGTGGGCGTCATCCTCGGCGCGGCCTACATGCTGTGGATGGTGCAGAAGGTGTTCTTCGGCACCATCACCCACCGGGAGAATCAGTTCCTGCCGGACATGAACCTGCGCGAGTTCGTCACCGTGGCGCCCTTCCTGGCGCTGGTGCTGGTGATGGGCCTGCAGCCGCAGCCGTTCCTGGACCGCATCGCCCCCTCCACGGACCGCTTCATCGCCCGCGCCAGCGTGGGCAACCCCACCGCCACCCCGGACGCGGCCATGCTCCGGGTGGAGGTCCAGCCGCTGCCCACCGAGACGGCGGCCGCGCCTTCCCGCCTCCCCAGCCCGCTCGCCGCCGCGCCAGCGGTCGCCCCCTCGCCGTCCCGGCCGTAAGGGTCCCTTCGCGCCATGACTCCCAATATCAGCTCGGCTGACTTCCTCCCGCTGCTGCCCGCCATCATCATGGTGGTGGGCGCCTGCGTCCTGCTGCTCTCGGAGGTGTTCCTCTCCGCCACCGCCTCGCGCGGCTACCAGGCGGTGCTCACCGCCGCCACGGCGGCGGCCGGCGGCGTCGTCTCCGTGTGGCTGATGTTCCAGCCCGCGCAGCAGGTGTTCCTCGGCTACGGGGTGTTGGATCCGTTCTCCAGCTTCATGTCCTTCGTCATCTGCGTGGGGCTGGGGCTGGCGGCCCTCAGCGCGGCGGGCTTCCTGCGCAAGCGCGGCGCCGAGCGCGGTGAGTTCTACGCGCTGATGCTCTTCGCCTCCGCCGGCATGAGCCTGCTGGGCATCTCCGCCGAGCTCATCACCCTGTTCGTCAACATCGAGGTGCTCTCCATCGGCACCTACGCCCTCACCTCCTACCTGCGGCGCGGCACGCGGCCCAGCGAGGCGGGCTTCAAGTACTTCATCCTCGGCGCCTTCTCCTCGGCGGTGCTGCTGTACGGCGCGGCCCTGCTGTACGGCGCCACCGGCAGCACGCAGCTCCTGGAGATCAGCCGCACCATCGGCCCGGCCCTGAACGAGCACCGCGCCCTCATCTACAGCGGCATCGTCCTGGTCGCCGCCGGCTTCGCCTTCAAGGTCGCCGCGGTTCCCTTCCACATGTGGACCCCGGACGTGTACGAGGGCGCCCCCACCCCCGTCACCGCGCTGATGAGCGCGGGTGTGAAGGCGGCGGCTTTCGCGGCGATGGTGCGCGTGTTCCTCTCGGTCACCAAGGGCATCGATCCGCAGCTCCCGCTGGTCCTCTTCTCGGCCCTGGCGCTGCTGACGATGGTCATCGGCAACCTGCTCGCCATCCCGCAGCGCAACGTCAAGCGCATGCTGGCCTACTCCTCCATCGCCCACGCCGGCTACCTGCTGATGGGCGTGGCGGCCCTCTTCGTCACCCAGCCCGGTGAGGCGTTCCAGCTGCTGGGCCCCTCGTCGCTCTCGGGCAGCACGGCGCAGGAGCTGGGCCGGGGCGCGGCCCAGGCGGACGCGCTGCGCGGCATCCTCTTCTACCTGCTGGCCTATACCGTCACCGCCGTGGGCGCCTTCGCGCTCGTCTCCGCGCTGGAGCGCCGCGAGGACGAGGACAAGGGCACCGCGTGGGACCTGGATCGCTTCAGCGGGCTGGCGCAGCGCCGGCCGGGCTGGGCCTTCGCCATGGCCGCCTTCATGCTGTCGCTCGGTGGCATTCCGCCCACCATGGGCTTCATGGGCAAGCTGCTCATCTTCCGCAGCGCCGTGGACACCGGCCTCATCGGCCTGGCCATCGTCGGCGTGCTCTCCAGCGCCGCGGGCGTCTACTACTACCTGCGCGTCGTCGTTTACATGTTCATGCGGCCGGTGCCCGAGGGCGCCCACGCGCTGGAGCGCAGCTGGACCACCGAGCTCACCCTGGTGCTGTCCACCGCCGCCGTGGTGCTGCTGGGCATCCTCCCGGGCCCCGTCACCGGCTGGCTCACCCAGGCCAGCAGCCTCTTCGGCGGCCCGTAGCCCTCGCGGCTTCCGGCTCGGCCTTCCGCGCGCCCGCCCCGGCACCTTGCCTGGGCGGGCGTTGTCTTTTCAGCACCTCGCCTCCGCCCTGCGAGCAGGCAGGCGGGCTCGGCGCCCCGCCGGCTTCTCCTGCTTTCCCCCCGGCTCCACATTTGCTCCGGGAGGGCCGTGCATGTCGTTTTCGGAGGAGCTGGGCCGTGTCATCGGTGCACTGTGGGGACCCGCCGTTCGAGCCGGAGCAGCCGCGAGGCACGCGCGCCTCCTCCACCCCGAGGGCGTCACCTACCGTGCCGAGGTGAAGGTGTGCGCGGCGCGCGAGAGCCTCGAGCCCCTGGCCTCGCGCCTCGCCGGCCCCGCCCTCGTGCGGCTCTCGACGGCCCTCTGGCGCGGACAGCGGGAGTGGCCGGACGTGCTCGGCCTCGCGGTGCGCCTGCGCTCGGAGGAGACCGTCACCGAGGAGCCGTCCGCCGGGGACCAGGATCTGCTCTTCGCCACCGTGCGCTCTCCGTGGACGCTGGCGCTGGCGCCGCTGAGCACCGACACCCACGACTGGCTGGAGAACGACTACTACGCCGTGTCCCCCTTCCGGGTGCGCGGCCTGGGCCGGGCGAAGCTGCGGATGACCGCCAGCCGCGCGGACGCTCCGGGCCACAGCCGCGTGGAGCGGCTCGAGGCGGCGCTCCGCTCCGGACAGGCCCGCTTCACCTTCGAGGTGTTCCCCCGCAAGGGCGAGGCGGCCGGGCGGTGGCACCCGCTGGCGGAGCTGCGGCTGGTGGAGCAGGTGACGCTGAATCCGGCCACCCTGCGCTTCTGGCCCTTCCGCGACGGGCGCGGCATCACCCCCATGGGGTTCGTCCACTCACTGCGCATCCCCACCTACCGGCAGAGCCAGAAGGCGCGGACGCTGCACTGACTTCAGAGGGGACCCTGCATCTGCAGGGTCTCCATGTCCACGCCCGCCCCCGCCCCGCGCAGCAGCCGCTCCAGCGGGGCATCGTCCGTCACCACGGCGTGGAGCACCGAGGCGCCCGTGCGCTGGAAGGCGTCCTCGAGCAACACACGCGCGTGGCCAGGGGTGGCCGCGAAGAAGGGAGAGATCACCCCACCCGAGCGCAGGTCCATCACCCCCAGGCCCGCGAAGTCGGCGTCGCCCGGCCGCTCCAGCCGCAGCAGCTGGTGCCCGATGCGGAGGGAGAAGCGCGCGAGCTTGCCCGGCGTCATCCGAAAGGCCGCCGTCAGCGCCTCCCACTCCGCCTCCACCGCCGGCACCACCCTCAACCCGGGAGGCGCTGGGGGCAACACCTCCAGGTGCTCTCGGGAGAGCCTCAGCGTGGCGGCCTCGCGCAGCGGCTTCATCCCCAGGGAGGCGTAGAGGGCCAGCGCCGCCGTGTTGTCCCGCTTCACGGTCAGCCCCCAACTGCGACAGCCCCGCGCCTGAAAGCGCGCCGCAACCGCCTCCATCATCCGCCGGCCCAGCCCCTGCCGCCGGGCGGAGGCGTCCACCACGAGGTTCACCACGTAACCCAGCTCGCCCATCACCTCCGCCACCGCGTACGCCACCGGCCCCTGGGGCCCGTCGTAGAACAGGGAACTGGGGAGCAGCTCCGCCTCCCACACCTCCGGCGGTGGCGGGGGCTCGGGCACCACCAGCTCCAGGAAGAGCCGGGCGAAGGCCGCGTAGTCCTCGGGCCTGCCCGCGCGAAGTGACAGCGCCGCTGTCTCAGTCATGTCACGAGTGTAGAAAAGAAGGCGGCCCGACACCCCAAAAGGGTATCGGGCCGCGGGTCTTCTAAAGGTGACTCACCGGAAGTGCTGAAGGGGTGGGGGGGAACCACCTTCAGCCTCGCTTCGATGCGTCCCGGGTTATCCTTTAGCAGTCCGCGTGCCAAGCCTCCGTTGCAGCAGAAACTCCAGTTTTCTCAGGCACTTGGAGGCTCACCCGACACTTTTAAGGGGCTCCGGTTCCATTTCAGCCCTGCAATGCGCTTTCAAAACTGAAAATCCCTTGGGAAATGGCCCATTTGGCTTTTTCAGCAACGAACCCGGTCCACTTCACCTTTGCATCGATAGGGAAAGGGCGGGCGCTTACACCGCGGGTGCTACTCGCGGCCCATTTCTCCAGGTGGCCGGAGATTGAGCCGCTTCATCTTCCGCCACAGCGTGGTGGAGGAGACTTCCAGCTCATCTGCAACTCGTGCGAGATCCGTACCGTGGCGCTCCAGGGCCTGGAGGATGGCGCGCTTCTCGGCTTCCTCCACCACGGCGGCCAGGGTGGGCGCCTGTGCGCGCGGTGAGGTGTCCAGGATGATGGGGCTGCCCAGGGGCGGCGTACCGGACGAGGCCTGCGCCACGCGGGCCTGGGAGCGCAGGGGGAAGTCCTCGGGCCCCAGCTCCTCGCCCTCGGCCAGGGCGGCGGCCTGCTCGACGAGGTTCTCCAGCTCGCGCACGTTTCCGGGGAAGGTGTAGCCCATGAGGTGTCCCACCGCCGACTGGGACAGGCGCTTGGGTCGGGGGCTGCGCGCGTTGGCGCGCTCCAGGAAGTGCTCGGCCAGGGCCTGCACGTCCTCCAGGCGCTCGCGCAGCGGCGGCACCCGCAGCGTCACCACGTTGAGGCGGTAGAAGAGGTCCTGCCGAAAGCGCTTCTCCTGCACCTCCAGCTCGATGTCGCGGTTGGTGGCGGCGACGATGCGCGCGTCCACCTTCAGCGCGGTGGACTCGCCCACCCGGCGCACCTCGCCGTCCTGCAGCGTGCGCAGCAGCTTGGACTGGAAGGCGGGGCTCGTCTCCGTCACCTCGTCGATGAAGAGCGTGCCGCCGTCGGCCTCCTCGAAGAGCCCGCGCCGGGCCTTCACCGCGCCGGTGAAGGCACCCTTGGCGTGGCCGAACAGCTCGCTCTCCAGCAGCGACTCGGAGATGGCGGCGCAGTTGACGGGCACGAAGGGGCGCGAGCTGCGCCGGCTGTGGGCGTGCAGCGCGCGCGCCACCAGCTCCTTGCCGGTGCCGCTCTCGCCCTGAACCAGCACGGTGGCGTCACTCTGCGCCACCCGCAGCAGGCGCGTGGTCAGCTCACGCATCGCCGCGCTGCGCCCCACCAGCGAGGACAGGCCGTGGCGCTGGTTGAACTCACCGGCGAACATGTCCACGGCGGACAAGAGCTTGGCCCGCTCCAGCGCGCGCTCCACGCGGTAGAGCAGCTCGCCCTCCTTGAAGGGCTTCGTCACATAGTCGTACGCCCCCGAGCGCATGGCCTCCACCGCCGTCTCGATGGAGCCGAACGCCGTCATCATGATGACCTGCGTGCGAGGCCCCACCTCCATCGCCTTCTTCAGGAGCGTCAGGCCG
It encodes the following:
- a CDS encoding complex I subunit 4 family protein gives rise to the protein MGFFDTHLLNIVVFLPLIFAALVVLLPASESGQIRTITLIGMLVDLVFGVWAYARYVPGGAEFQMEYRVPWFTEFGLSYHIGADGLAVSLILLTVFLGPLVVMASTTYISHRIKEFHLALLVLQTTMLGALVSLDVLLFYVFFEAMLIPMYLMVGVWGAEDRQMAAVKFFLYTLAGSLLMLVAIVALYFLSGPSGSRSFDYASIYNTLLSANQQVAQCTAAGDGGCANLSGLARTLHTWGPIMFAAFALAFAIKVPMWPVHTWLPDAHVQAPVAGSMILAGVMLKMGTFGFWRFAIPFFPAAAEQARPILATLSVIGIVYGALMCLAQRDIKKLIAYSSVSHLGYCMLGMLAVTAEGATGSAYQMLNHGVSTGALFLLFGILYERRHTRLMADYGGIAKVMPVFTASFLIITFSSVAVPGTNGFVGEFLVLLGTFKSNLGLVFGVLAAVGVILGAAYMLWMVQKVFFGTITHRENQFLPDMNLREFVTVAPFLALVLVMGLQPQPFLDRIAPSTDRFIARASVGNPTATPDAAMLRVEVQPLPTETAAAPSRLPSPLAAAPAVAPSPSRP
- a CDS encoding GNAT family N-acetyltransferase — encoded protein: MTETAALSLRAGRPEDYAAFARLFLELVVPEPPPPPEVWEAELLPSSLFYDGPQGPVAYAVAEVMGELGYVVNLVVDASARRQGLGRRMMEAVAARFQARGCRSWGLTVKRDNTAALALYASLGMKPLREAATLRLSREHLEVLPPAPPGLRVVPAVEAEWEALTAAFRMTPGKLARFSLRIGHQLLRLERPGDADFAGLGVMDLRSGGVISPFFAATPGHARVLLEDAFQRTGASVLHAVVTDDAPLERLLRGAGAGVDMETLQMQGPL
- a CDS encoding NADH-quinone oxidoreductase subunit N yields the protein MTPNISSADFLPLLPAIIMVVGACVLLLSEVFLSATASRGYQAVLTAATAAAGGVVSVWLMFQPAQQVFLGYGVLDPFSSFMSFVICVGLGLAALSAAGFLRKRGAERGEFYALMLFASAGMSLLGISAELITLFVNIEVLSIGTYALTSYLRRGTRPSEAGFKYFILGAFSSAVLLYGAALLYGATGSTQLLEISRTIGPALNEHRALIYSGIVLVAAGFAFKVAAVPFHMWTPDVYEGAPTPVTALMSAGVKAAAFAAMVRVFLSVTKGIDPQLPLVLFSALALLTMVIGNLLAIPQRNVKRMLAYSSIAHAGYLLMGVAALFVTQPGEAFQLLGPSSLSGSTAQELGRGAAQADALRGILFYLLAYTVTAVGAFALVSALERREDEDKGTAWDLDRFSGLAQRRPGWAFAMAAFMLSLGGIPPTMGFMGKLLIFRSAVDTGLIGLAIVGVLSSAAGVYYYLRVVVYMFMRPVPEGAHALERSWTTELTLVLSTAAVVLLGILPGPVTGWLTQASSLFGGP
- a CDS encoding sigma-54-dependent transcriptional regulator; its protein translation is MNDASTTPPPKGRILVVDDQRNMRATTALLLRSEGYTVFEAANGEEALVQLSSNGVDLLLTDLKMEPMDGLTLLKKAMEVGPRTQVIMMTAFGSIETAVEAMRSGAYDYVTKPFKEGELLYRVERALERAKLLSAVDMFAGEFNQRHGLSSLVGRSAAMRELTTRLLRVAQSDATVLVQGESGTGKELVARALHAHSRRSSRPFVPVNCAAISESLLESELFGHAKGAFTGAVKARRGLFEEADGGTLFIDEVTETSPAFQSKLLRTLQDGEVRRVGESTALKVDARIVAATNRDIELEVQEKRFRQDLFYRLNVVTLRVPPLRERLEDVQALAEHFLERANARSPRPKRLSQSAVGHLMGYTFPGNVRELENLVEQAAALAEGEELGPEDFPLRSQARVAQASSGTPPLGSPIILDTSPRAQAPTLAAVVEEAEKRAILQALERHGTDLARVADELEVSSTTLWRKMKRLNLRPPGEMGRE